CCGCCGGATTGCCCCATGATCTCCCCGCCGCGCAGCCTGCTGTTTCTGGCCGGGGTGTTCAAGGACGACCCTTCCGTGGAAACCTGCCTGGTGGACGCCTTCGCGCACCCCGACTGGGACCGCATCGCACGGGAAAAGGCCAATCCGCCGTTCCACTTCGGGATGTCCGACGCCGACCTGCTGGAACGGATCGCGAAGTTCCAACCACAGATGGTGGCGGTCACTTCCACGGCCAACTACTTCCTGGAAGAGACCATCCGGGTGATGGACCTGGTGAAGGAGCGCTTCCCCAATGTGTTTTTGGTGGTGGGTGGCCCCGACGCCACCAACGACTACCGCGAATATTTCGAGCGCACCACCGCCTTCGACGCCCTGGCCCTGCGGGAAGGCGAAGACACCCTGCGCGAACTCGTGGACAGATTACGTCAAGGCGCGGACTGGCACGACGTGGCGGGTCTGGCCTGGCGTCGCGACACCGAAGTGGTCCGAAACCCCGAACGCCCCTACATCGAGGATCTGGATCGCCTGCACCCCGATTATTCGGTGGTGGATCTTGAGCGGTACTTCGAGTTGGGCCGCAAGGGCTTTCCGTCTCGACTCCTCCCTTCGTATCCGGGTTCGCACCGCTCCATCGATCTGGTCACCAGCCGCGGGTGCCACCACCCCTGCGCGTTCTGCTGCATCCACCTGCACATGGGAAGCGCTTTCCGAACGCACTCTCCCGAGCACGTCCTTGCGGAGATGCGCGAGCTGGTGGAAGTCCACGGCGTGCGCAATTTCCACTTCGAAGACGACAACCTTCTGCACGACATGCCGCGCTTCATGTCGATCCTGGACGGCATCGAGAAGGCGGGATGGGACATCACCTGGGACACGCCCAACGGGGTGCGAGCGGATCTGATCACGCCCGCGTTCTTGCAGAAGGCAAGGCGCACGGGCTGCGCCTACCTCATCTTCGGAGCCGAAAGCGGAAGCCCCGAGGTTCTGGAGAACGTGGTCAAGAAGAACCTCACGGTGGAAGATCTGGAACGCGCCTGCCGCTTGGCTTGGGAGCACGAGATCGACACCTTGGCGTTCTTCATCTTCGGGATGCCGGGCGAAACCAGATCCCAGATGGACGAGACCTACCGCTTCGCCCTCAAGATGCTGCGATTGTACAACGCCACGCCCATCTTCCAGATCTGGCGGCCGTATCGCAACACGCCGCTGGAGCTTGCCATCCGCGGCAAG
This DNA window, taken from Fibrobacterota bacterium, encodes the following:
- a CDS encoding radical SAM protein translates to MTTPSPYRILFLRTGGRYADLGPPDCPMISPPRSLLFLAGVFKDDPSVETCLVDAFAHPDWDRIAREKANPPFHFGMSDADLLERIAKFQPQMVAVTSTANYFLEETIRVMDLVKERFPNVFLVVGGPDATNDYREYFERTTAFDALALREGEDTLRELVDRLRQGADWHDVAGLAWRRDTEVVRNPERPYIEDLDRLHPDYSVVDLERYFELGRKGFPSRLLPSYPGSHRSIDLVTSRGCHHPCAFCCIHLHMGSAFRTHSPEHVLAEMRELVEVHGVRNFHFEDDNLLHDMPRFMSILDGIEKAGWDITWDTPNGVRADLITPAFLQKARRTGCAYLIFGAESGSPEVLENVVKKNLTVEDLERACRLAWEHEIDTLAFFIFGMPGETRSQMDETYRFALKMLRLYNATPIFQIWRPYRNTPLELAIRGKDRVKPANTLDISRRHGIPYTLFYSQVYEDDEVTLPFLSECFERYLHDIAWPLFKNWLRVARRDLRILLPTLAGMGWIVLKSLWRPSRIRALLQSYLSGPGLMPFAQLHRLGRRKPKA